From the genome of Bombyx mori chromosome 16, ASM3026992v2, one region includes:
- the LOC101739927 gene encoding calcium release-activated calcium channel protein 1 isoform X5: MTKSPSYDGHPKFKVSVTDSPTISLTPPHSLEYVCPRGGTSPNGSTTPNGFSNKSAATVLLNPSYLQNPCQCNQSIKSISEVALAMPVANWNELPADTIGSEGLSWRRLHMSRAKLKATATTSELLSGFAMVAMVELQINEPTNVPEWLFVMFAVCTTVLVAVHIFALMISTYLLPNIDAVSKMETPGGPTRALRDSPHERMRGFIELAWAFSTVLGLFLFLVEIAILCWVKFWDYSFAAATAATVIVIPVLIVFVAFAIHFYHSLVVQKCETTVKDIEQLENMKRDLDTATVKVNMYN; this comes from the exons ATGACAAAGAGCCCAAGCTATGATGGACATCCGAA ATTTAAAGTAAGCGTGACGGACAGCCCCACGATCTCCCTAACGCCTCCACATAGCTTGGAGTACGTTTGCCCTCGTGGGGGTACCAGCCCCAACGGCAGTACCACACCGAACGGGTTCTCGAACAAGTCTGCAGCCACCGTGCTACTGAATCCTAGTTATCTGCAGAACCCCTGTCAATGTAACCAGTCTATAAAG AGCATCAGTGAAGTGGCATTAGCTATGCCTGTCGCAAACTGGAACGAGCTTCCGGCTGACACGATCGGCTCCGAGGGCCTGTCGTGGCGAAGACTTCACATGTCCAGAGCCAAGCTCAAGGCCACGGCTACTACATCAGAATTATTATCAG GATTCGCTATGGTCGCAATGGTGGAACTACAAATCAACGAGCCGACGAATGTTCCCGAATGGCTGTTCGTGATGTTCGCCGTTTGCACAACGGTGCTCGTCGCTGTGCATATATTCGCTTTAATGATCTCTACATATTTATTGCCTAACATCGATGCAGTGAGCAAAATGGAAACGCCCGGTGGTCCTACAAGAGCTCTGAGGGATTCACCTCATGAGCGAATGAGGGGTTTTATAGAACTGGCTTGGGCATTTAGTACAGTTTTAG GTTTGTTCTTATTTTTGGTGGAAATTGCAATACTCTGCTGGGTGAAGTTTTGGGATTATTCATTTGCTGCTGCAACAGCAGCAACCGTAATTGTTATACCAG TGTTAATAGTTTTCGTGGCGTTCGCGATACATTTCTATCATTCGCTCGTTGTACAGAAGTGTGAGACCACCGTCAAAGACATTGAACAGCTCGAAAATATGAAGAGAGATCTCGACACGGCAACTGTCAAAGTGAACATGTACAACTGA
- the LOC101739927 gene encoding calcium release-activated calcium channel protein 1 isoform X3, protein MPILKFYMQVSEASFVTSVEESCRVDQCTQTPPSGKSRPRTLQRFKVSVTDSPTISLTPPHSLEYVCPRGGTSPNGSTTPNGFSNKSAATVLLNPSYLQNPCQCNQSIKSISEVALAMPVANWNELPADTIGSEGLSWRRLHMSRAKLKATATTSELLSGFAMVAMVELQINEPTNVPEWLFVMFAVCTTVLVAVHIFALMISTYLLPNIDAVSKMETPGGPTRALRDSPHERMRGFIELAWAFSTVLGLFLFLVEIAILCWVKFWDYSFAAATAATVIVIPVLIVFVAFAIHFYHSLVVQKCETTVKDIEQLENMKRDLDTATVKVNMYN, encoded by the exons ATGCCGATCTTAAAATTCTACATGCAG GTTTCGGAGGCGAGCTTCGTGACAAGCGTGGAGGAGTCTTGTCGAGTTGACCAATGTACTCAGACCCCACCGAGCGGAAAAAGCAGGCCACGCACCTTACAAAG ATTTAAAGTAAGCGTGACGGACAGCCCCACGATCTCCCTAACGCCTCCACATAGCTTGGAGTACGTTTGCCCTCGTGGGGGTACCAGCCCCAACGGCAGTACCACACCGAACGGGTTCTCGAACAAGTCTGCAGCCACCGTGCTACTGAATCCTAGTTATCTGCAGAACCCCTGTCAATGTAACCAGTCTATAAAG AGCATCAGTGAAGTGGCATTAGCTATGCCTGTCGCAAACTGGAACGAGCTTCCGGCTGACACGATCGGCTCCGAGGGCCTGTCGTGGCGAAGACTTCACATGTCCAGAGCCAAGCTCAAGGCCACGGCTACTACATCAGAATTATTATCAG GATTCGCTATGGTCGCAATGGTGGAACTACAAATCAACGAGCCGACGAATGTTCCCGAATGGCTGTTCGTGATGTTCGCCGTTTGCACAACGGTGCTCGTCGCTGTGCATATATTCGCTTTAATGATCTCTACATATTTATTGCCTAACATCGATGCAGTGAGCAAAATGGAAACGCCCGGTGGTCCTACAAGAGCTCTGAGGGATTCACCTCATGAGCGAATGAGGGGTTTTATAGAACTGGCTTGGGCATTTAGTACAGTTTTAG GTTTGTTCTTATTTTTGGTGGAAATTGCAATACTCTGCTGGGTGAAGTTTTGGGATTATTCATTTGCTGCTGCAACAGCAGCAACCGTAATTGTTATACCAG TGTTAATAGTTTTCGTGGCGTTCGCGATACATTTCTATCATTCGCTCGTTGTACAGAAGTGTGAGACCACCGTCAAAGACATTGAACAGCTCGAAAATATGAAGAGAGATCTCGACACGGCAACTGTCAAAGTGAACATGTACAACTGA
- the LOC101739927 gene encoding calcium release-activated calcium channel protein 1 isoform X2 — translation MIAGVINMLEVPDNVSEASFVTSVEESCRVDQCTQTPPSGKSRPRTLQRYHTSDHIYERSAYRKHKHEHYQLMTKSPSYDGHPKFKVSVTDSPTISLTPPHSLEYVCPRGGTSPNGSTTPNGFSNKSAATVLLNPSYLQNPCQCNQSIKSISEVALAMPVANWNELPADTIGSEGLSWRRLHMSRAKLKATATTSELLSGFAMVAMVELQINEPTNVPEWLFVMFAVCTTVLVAVHIFALMISTYLLPNIDAVSKMETPGGPTRALRDSPHERMRGFIELAWAFSTVLGLFLFLVEIAILCWVKFWDYSFAAATAATVIVIPVLIVFVAFAIHFYHSLVVQKCETTVKDIEQLENMKRDLDTATVKVNMYN, via the exons GTTTCGGAGGCGAGCTTCGTGACAAGCGTGGAGGAGTCTTGTCGAGTTGACCAATGTACTCAGACCCCACCGAGCGGAAAAAGCAGGCCACGCACCTTACAAAGGTATCACACTTCTGACCACATCTACGAGAGATCTGCGTACAGGAAACACAAGCACGAGCACTACCAGTTAATGACAAAGAGCCCAAGCTATGATGGACATCCGAA ATTTAAAGTAAGCGTGACGGACAGCCCCACGATCTCCCTAACGCCTCCACATAGCTTGGAGTACGTTTGCCCTCGTGGGGGTACCAGCCCCAACGGCAGTACCACACCGAACGGGTTCTCGAACAAGTCTGCAGCCACCGTGCTACTGAATCCTAGTTATCTGCAGAACCCCTGTCAATGTAACCAGTCTATAAAG AGCATCAGTGAAGTGGCATTAGCTATGCCTGTCGCAAACTGGAACGAGCTTCCGGCTGACACGATCGGCTCCGAGGGCCTGTCGTGGCGAAGACTTCACATGTCCAGAGCCAAGCTCAAGGCCACGGCTACTACATCAGAATTATTATCAG GATTCGCTATGGTCGCAATGGTGGAACTACAAATCAACGAGCCGACGAATGTTCCCGAATGGCTGTTCGTGATGTTCGCCGTTTGCACAACGGTGCTCGTCGCTGTGCATATATTCGCTTTAATGATCTCTACATATTTATTGCCTAACATCGATGCAGTGAGCAAAATGGAAACGCCCGGTGGTCCTACAAGAGCTCTGAGGGATTCACCTCATGAGCGAATGAGGGGTTTTATAGAACTGGCTTGGGCATTTAGTACAGTTTTAG GTTTGTTCTTATTTTTGGTGGAAATTGCAATACTCTGCTGGGTGAAGTTTTGGGATTATTCATTTGCTGCTGCAACAGCAGCAACCGTAATTGTTATACCAG TGTTAATAGTTTTCGTGGCGTTCGCGATACATTTCTATCATTCGCTCGTTGTACAGAAGTGTGAGACCACCGTCAAAGACATTGAACAGCTCGAAAATATGAAGAGAGATCTCGACACGGCAACTGTCAAAGTGAACATGTACAACTGA
- the LOC101739927 gene encoding calcium release-activated calcium channel protein 1 isoform X1, translating to MPILKFYMQVSEASFVTSVEESCRVDQCTQTPPSGKSRPRTLQRYHTSDHIYERSAYRKHKHEHYQLMTKSPSYDGHPKFKVSVTDSPTISLTPPHSLEYVCPRGGTSPNGSTTPNGFSNKSAATVLLNPSYLQNPCQCNQSIKSISEVALAMPVANWNELPADTIGSEGLSWRRLHMSRAKLKATATTSELLSGFAMVAMVELQINEPTNVPEWLFVMFAVCTTVLVAVHIFALMISTYLLPNIDAVSKMETPGGPTRALRDSPHERMRGFIELAWAFSTVLGLFLFLVEIAILCWVKFWDYSFAAATAATVIVIPVLIVFVAFAIHFYHSLVVQKCETTVKDIEQLENMKRDLDTATVKVNMYN from the exons ATGCCGATCTTAAAATTCTACATGCAG GTTTCGGAGGCGAGCTTCGTGACAAGCGTGGAGGAGTCTTGTCGAGTTGACCAATGTACTCAGACCCCACCGAGCGGAAAAAGCAGGCCACGCACCTTACAAAGGTATCACACTTCTGACCACATCTACGAGAGATCTGCGTACAGGAAACACAAGCACGAGCACTACCAGTTAATGACAAAGAGCCCAAGCTATGATGGACATCCGAA ATTTAAAGTAAGCGTGACGGACAGCCCCACGATCTCCCTAACGCCTCCACATAGCTTGGAGTACGTTTGCCCTCGTGGGGGTACCAGCCCCAACGGCAGTACCACACCGAACGGGTTCTCGAACAAGTCTGCAGCCACCGTGCTACTGAATCCTAGTTATCTGCAGAACCCCTGTCAATGTAACCAGTCTATAAAG AGCATCAGTGAAGTGGCATTAGCTATGCCTGTCGCAAACTGGAACGAGCTTCCGGCTGACACGATCGGCTCCGAGGGCCTGTCGTGGCGAAGACTTCACATGTCCAGAGCCAAGCTCAAGGCCACGGCTACTACATCAGAATTATTATCAG GATTCGCTATGGTCGCAATGGTGGAACTACAAATCAACGAGCCGACGAATGTTCCCGAATGGCTGTTCGTGATGTTCGCCGTTTGCACAACGGTGCTCGTCGCTGTGCATATATTCGCTTTAATGATCTCTACATATTTATTGCCTAACATCGATGCAGTGAGCAAAATGGAAACGCCCGGTGGTCCTACAAGAGCTCTGAGGGATTCACCTCATGAGCGAATGAGGGGTTTTATAGAACTGGCTTGGGCATTTAGTACAGTTTTAG GTTTGTTCTTATTTTTGGTGGAAATTGCAATACTCTGCTGGGTGAAGTTTTGGGATTATTCATTTGCTGCTGCAACAGCAGCAACCGTAATTGTTATACCAG TGTTAATAGTTTTCGTGGCGTTCGCGATACATTTCTATCATTCGCTCGTTGTACAGAAGTGTGAGACCACCGTCAAAGACATTGAACAGCTCGAAAATATGAAGAGAGATCTCGACACGGCAACTGTCAAAGTGAACATGTACAACTGA
- the LOC101739927 gene encoding calcium release-activated calcium channel protein 1 isoform X4 gives MIAGVINMLEVPDNVSEASFVTSVEESCRVDQCTQTPPSGKSRPRTLQRFKVSVTDSPTISLTPPHSLEYVCPRGGTSPNGSTTPNGFSNKSAATVLLNPSYLQNPCQCNQSIKSISEVALAMPVANWNELPADTIGSEGLSWRRLHMSRAKLKATATTSELLSGFAMVAMVELQINEPTNVPEWLFVMFAVCTTVLVAVHIFALMISTYLLPNIDAVSKMETPGGPTRALRDSPHERMRGFIELAWAFSTVLGLFLFLVEIAILCWVKFWDYSFAAATAATVIVIPVLIVFVAFAIHFYHSLVVQKCETTVKDIEQLENMKRDLDTATVKVNMYN, from the exons GTTTCGGAGGCGAGCTTCGTGACAAGCGTGGAGGAGTCTTGTCGAGTTGACCAATGTACTCAGACCCCACCGAGCGGAAAAAGCAGGCCACGCACCTTACAAAG ATTTAAAGTAAGCGTGACGGACAGCCCCACGATCTCCCTAACGCCTCCACATAGCTTGGAGTACGTTTGCCCTCGTGGGGGTACCAGCCCCAACGGCAGTACCACACCGAACGGGTTCTCGAACAAGTCTGCAGCCACCGTGCTACTGAATCCTAGTTATCTGCAGAACCCCTGTCAATGTAACCAGTCTATAAAG AGCATCAGTGAAGTGGCATTAGCTATGCCTGTCGCAAACTGGAACGAGCTTCCGGCTGACACGATCGGCTCCGAGGGCCTGTCGTGGCGAAGACTTCACATGTCCAGAGCCAAGCTCAAGGCCACGGCTACTACATCAGAATTATTATCAG GATTCGCTATGGTCGCAATGGTGGAACTACAAATCAACGAGCCGACGAATGTTCCCGAATGGCTGTTCGTGATGTTCGCCGTTTGCACAACGGTGCTCGTCGCTGTGCATATATTCGCTTTAATGATCTCTACATATTTATTGCCTAACATCGATGCAGTGAGCAAAATGGAAACGCCCGGTGGTCCTACAAGAGCTCTGAGGGATTCACCTCATGAGCGAATGAGGGGTTTTATAGAACTGGCTTGGGCATTTAGTACAGTTTTAG GTTTGTTCTTATTTTTGGTGGAAATTGCAATACTCTGCTGGGTGAAGTTTTGGGATTATTCATTTGCTGCTGCAACAGCAGCAACCGTAATTGTTATACCAG TGTTAATAGTTTTCGTGGCGTTCGCGATACATTTCTATCATTCGCTCGTTGTACAGAAGTGTGAGACCACCGTCAAAGACATTGAACAGCTCGAAAATATGAAGAGAGATCTCGACACGGCAACTGTCAAAGTGAACATGTACAACTGA
- the LOC101739927 gene encoding calcium release-activated calcium channel protein 1 isoform X6: MPVANWNELPADTIGSEGLSWRRLHMSRAKLKATATTSELLSGFAMVAMVELQINEPTNVPEWLFVMFAVCTTVLVAVHIFALMISTYLLPNIDAVSKMETPGGPTRALRDSPHERMRGFIELAWAFSTVLGLFLFLVEIAILCWVKFWDYSFAAATAATVIVIPVLIVFVAFAIHFYHSLVVQKCETTVKDIEQLENMKRDLDTATVKVNMYN, from the exons ATGCCTGTCGCAAACTGGAACGAGCTTCCGGCTGACACGATCGGCTCCGAGGGCCTGTCGTGGCGAAGACTTCACATGTCCAGAGCCAAGCTCAAGGCCACGGCTACTACATCAGAATTATTATCAG GATTCGCTATGGTCGCAATGGTGGAACTACAAATCAACGAGCCGACGAATGTTCCCGAATGGCTGTTCGTGATGTTCGCCGTTTGCACAACGGTGCTCGTCGCTGTGCATATATTCGCTTTAATGATCTCTACATATTTATTGCCTAACATCGATGCAGTGAGCAAAATGGAAACGCCCGGTGGTCCTACAAGAGCTCTGAGGGATTCACCTCATGAGCGAATGAGGGGTTTTATAGAACTGGCTTGGGCATTTAGTACAGTTTTAG GTTTGTTCTTATTTTTGGTGGAAATTGCAATACTCTGCTGGGTGAAGTTTTGGGATTATTCATTTGCTGCTGCAACAGCAGCAACCGTAATTGTTATACCAG TGTTAATAGTTTTCGTGGCGTTCGCGATACATTTCTATCATTCGCTCGTTGTACAGAAGTGTGAGACCACCGTCAAAGACATTGAACAGCTCGAAAATATGAAGAGAGATCTCGACACGGCAACTGTCAAAGTGAACATGTACAACTGA